One stretch of Brevibacillus laterosporus DNA includes these proteins:
- a CDS encoding M56 family metallopeptidase: MMASVMVGLILLIKAVLGNRLSPRWHYLLWMLVILRLLLLWAPESSFSIYNMLPYSHETSPTFHIISSLPSEESVVPSSSMHHEGKKVESASLSLYTLGLFIWIVGVFCFGMVAIVVNRRVYLHIKKQSIITDPRVIQLFERCKKKMSVKRSIPLVVSNGISSPTVFGFMRPRILLSDTLLQTLGDKQLQFIFYHELAHIKRNDVGINLLMNALLLLHWFNPLLWYAYYRMREDQEIACDARALTYIDSEQKIEYGHTIIRLLEHYSRNQHLPSLANLVGSKNQLKRRILMIKNFHKGSYRLSTLGLVAAIVISGASLVNAKAPFQNTVAQKQDSEKLYAGGFKKIPASEALADKNVKAALDRVYAQFPETKSYEISVYQDVDSSEQYTIRLNEGAFQFSVDLKTGKVIDSIRSLAASEALADKYVKAALDRVYAQFPETKSYAIEASFLDRGDSSWYNITLSDKDFKNYFTVAVDSKTGQVSNTVQSLKASEVLSNENVKSGVDKMHALKPETKSYEITEASVTENNFSVSYHITLSDKDSEDSIVFSIDGKTGELIGY, translated from the coding sequence ATGATGGCTAGCGTGATGGTAGGTCTCATCTTATTGATTAAGGCTGTGCTTGGAAACAGACTGTCCCCAAGATGGCATTATCTGTTATGGATGCTGGTTATTCTGCGGTTGCTCCTCTTATGGGCACCTGAGAGTTCGTTCAGCATCTATAACATGCTACCCTATAGTCACGAAACATCACCAACGTTCCACATAATATCTTCGCTTCCCTCAGAGGAGTCAGTTGTCCCTAGCTCATCTATGCACCATGAAGGAAAAAAAGTGGAATCAGCTAGCCTTTCCCTCTATACGCTGGGGTTATTTATTTGGATAGTGGGTGTCTTTTGCTTTGGTATGGTAGCCATTGTTGTAAATAGACGAGTATATTTGCATATCAAAAAACAATCCATCATTACCGATCCACGAGTGATTCAGCTCTTTGAACGCTGTAAAAAGAAGATGTCAGTCAAACGCTCCATTCCTTTAGTCGTATCAAATGGAATTTCAAGCCCTACGGTTTTTGGATTTATGCGCCCCCGCATTCTCCTGTCTGATACGCTCTTACAAACGCTTGGAGATAAGCAGCTACAGTTTATTTTCTATCATGAATTAGCTCACATTAAACGAAATGATGTGGGGATCAATTTGCTGATGAATGCTTTGCTCCTCTTGCATTGGTTCAATCCACTTCTGTGGTATGCGTATTACCGCATGCGAGAGGATCAGGAAATTGCATGCGATGCACGTGCGCTCACATACATTGATTCCGAACAAAAAATCGAGTACGGTCATACGATCATCCGTTTACTGGAGCATTATTCAAGAAATCAGCATCTTCCTAGTTTGGCAAATTTAGTAGGGAGTAAAAACCAACTAAAAAGAAGAATTCTCATGATTAAAAACTTCCACAAAGGATCGTATCGTTTGTCAACCCTAGGATTGGTTGCTGCCATTGTTATATCTGGCGCTTCATTAGTAAATGCAAAAGCCCCTTTTCAAAATACTGTAGCTCAAAAACAAGATTCTGAGAAATTGTATGCAGGAGGTTTCAAAAAAATCCCAGCTTCCGAGGCTCTTGCGGACAAGAATGTGAAAGCAGCACTCGATAGAGTCTATGCTCAGTTTCCAGAAACAAAATCCTATGAGATTAGTGTTTATCAAGATGTGGATTCAAGCGAGCAGTATACTATTAGACTTAATGAAGGTGCTTTTCAATTTTCAGTAGATTTGAAAACAGGGAAAGTTATCGATAGCATACGATCATTGGCAGCTTCCGAGGCTCTTGCGGACAAGTATGTGAAAGCAGCACTCGATAGAGTCTATGCTCAGTTTCCAGAAACAAAATCCTATGCGATTGAAGCTAGTTTTCTAGACAGAGGTGATTCTAGCTGGTATAACATTACGTTAAGTGATAAAGATTTCAAAAATTATTTCACTGTTGCAGTAGATTCGAAAACAGGGCAAGTTAGCAATACGGTACAATCATTGAAGGCTTCTGAAGTTCTTTCAAACGAGAATGTAAAATCCGGGGTAGATAAAATGCATGCCTTGAAACCAGAAACAAAATCCTATGAGATTACAGAAGCCAGTGTTACGGAAAACAATTTTTCTGTCAGCTATCACATTACGTTAAGTGATAAAGATTCCGAAGATAGTATCGTTTTTTCAATAGATGGGAAAACGGGAGAGCTTATTGGATACTGA